A window of the Sphingobium sp. CAP-1 genome harbors these coding sequences:
- a CDS encoding TrbC/VirB2 family protein produces the protein MIHVLRHGARRAMLAATASVIALSMSVPAYAGGSSMPWEAPLQSILESIEGPVAKIVAVIIIIVTGLTLAFGDTSGGFRRLIQIVFGLSIAFAASSFFLSFFSFGGGALV, from the coding sequence ATGATCCATGTCCTTCGGCATGGCGCACGCCGCGCCATGCTTGCCGCCACCGCCAGCGTTATCGCGCTGAGCATGTCCGTTCCTGCCTACGCCGGCGGTTCGTCGATGCCGTGGGAAGCCCCGCTGCAAAGCATCCTCGAATCCATCGAGGGGCCGGTGGCGAAAATCGTCGCGGTTATCATCATCATCGTGACCGGCCTGACTTTGGCGTTCGGCGATACGAGCGGCGGCTTCCGTCGGTTGATCCAGATCGTGTTCGGCCTGTCGATCGCGTTCGCGGCCAGCTCCTTCTTCCTGTCGTTCTTCAGCTTCGGCGGCGGGGCGCTGGTCTGA
- the trbF gene encoding conjugal transfer protein TrbF has product MFRRPSIRYGQTPEPTTPYQRAAQVWDDRIGSSRVQAKNWRLAFFGALALSGGLTGGLIWQSARGHIVPWVVQVDRLGEAQAVAPAEAGYKPTDPQIAFHLARFIEQVRAIPADPVIVRQNWLRAYDFTTDRGAVALNDYARANDPFTQVGKVQVAVDVSSVIRASPDSFRVAWTERRYQDGSLAATERWSAILTVVEQQPRTPDALRKNPLGIFVNALNWSKELSQ; this is encoded by the coding sequence ATGTTCAGACGTCCCAGCATCCGCTACGGCCAGACGCCGGAACCGACCACCCCCTATCAGCGCGCCGCACAAGTCTGGGACGATCGGATCGGATCGTCCCGCGTGCAGGCCAAAAACTGGCGGCTCGCCTTCTTCGGCGCCCTGGCGCTGTCGGGCGGCCTGACTGGCGGCCTCATCTGGCAATCGGCGCGCGGCCATATCGTTCCCTGGGTCGTGCAGGTCGATCGGCTCGGCGAAGCGCAGGCGGTCGCCCCGGCCGAGGCCGGCTACAAGCCCACCGATCCGCAGATCGCATTCCACCTCGCGCGCTTCATCGAGCAGGTTCGCGCGATCCCGGCCGATCCCGTGATCGTCCGCCAGAACTGGCTCCGCGCCTATGACTTCACCACCGACCGCGGCGCGGTAGCGCTCAACGACTATGCCCGCGCCAACGACCCGTTCACGCAGGTCGGCAAGGTGCAGGTCGCGGTGGACGTGTCGAGCGTGATCCGGGCATCGCCCGACAGCTTCCGCGTCGCCTGGACCGAGCGCCGCTATCAGGACGGCAGCCTGGCCGCGACTGAGCGCTGGTCCGCGATTCTCACCGTCGTCGAGCAGCAGCCGCGCACGCCTGACGCCCTGCGCAAGAACCCCCTCGGCATTTTCGTCAATGCCCTCAACTGGTCGAAGGAGCTGTCGCAATGA
- a CDS encoding CopG family transcriptional regulator, producing the protein MRVRLNVYFPPTLAKQVDELAIRRRISRSAIVEAAVASYLSPDGADRMEAAFARRLDRLSRQVQRLERNTGLSTEALALFVRFWLSVTPPLPDEDQAAAQVKGRKRYEGFIETLGRRYASGKSLLDEIGRDIAPQDDSTMDRTSDSTPSASEIPPSHADRR; encoded by the coding sequence ATGCGCGTCCGACTCAATGTCTATTTCCCGCCCACGCTCGCCAAGCAGGTCGACGAGCTAGCGATCCGGCGACGTATCTCGCGATCGGCGATCGTCGAGGCGGCAGTGGCTTCCTATCTGTCGCCGGATGGCGCCGATCGCATGGAGGCGGCGTTCGCTCGCCGGCTCGACCGGCTGTCGCGCCAAGTGCAGCGGTTGGAGCGGAATACCGGCCTTTCGACCGAGGCGCTGGCGCTGTTCGTGCGGTTCTGGCTGTCCGTGACACCGCCGCTCCCCGACGAGGATCAGGCGGCCGCACAGGTGAAGGGCCGGAAGCGCTACGAAGGTTTCATCGAAACGCTCGGTCGGCGCTATGCCAGCGGCAAGAGCCTGCTCGACGAAATCGGACGGGATATTGCGCCTCAGGATGACAGCACGATGGACAGAACCAGCGATAGCACGCCGAGCGCAAGCGAGATTCCTCCGAGCCATGCCGATAGGCGATAG
- the trbK-alt gene encoding putative entry exclusion protein TrbK-alt — protein MGSKHLARIGAIIFVAIAITMTAIEMARVPEPIRETPVSVAETPATDPLLIELRRCQSLGASGASDPDCLRAWAENRRRFLAPGARPAARIADGAAPQEN, from the coding sequence ATGGGCAGCAAACACCTCGCTCGGATCGGCGCGATCATCTTCGTCGCGATCGCGATCACGATGACCGCGATCGAAATGGCGCGCGTGCCGGAGCCGATCCGCGAGACGCCGGTGTCCGTCGCCGAAACCCCGGCGACGGACCCGCTGCTGATCGAGCTACGCCGTTGTCAGTCGCTTGGGGCTTCCGGCGCCAGCGATCCCGATTGCCTTCGCGCATGGGCGGAAAATCGCCGCCGCTTCCTCGCGCCTGGTGCGCGTCCCGCCGCGCGCATCGCCGATGGCGCGGCCCCACAGGAGAACTGA
- a CDS encoding conjugal transfer protein TraG, giving the protein MPATKILWGQIIAVFFIVLTAIWSATQWTATALAYQPELGEPWFVALGWPVYPPYAFFWWWFSFDAYAPDIFQTGAFIAASGGFGSIAVAIAMSVWRAREARNAETYGSARWATEEEVRAAGLLGGDGVVIGKLGRAYLRHDGPEHVLCYAPTRSGKGVGLVVPSLLTWPASAIVHDIKGENWTLTAGFRAKHGRILLFDPTNAASDAYNPLLEVRRGEREVRDVQNVADVLVDPEGSLERRNHWEKTSHSLLVGAILHVLYAEPDKTLAGVASFLSDPSRTIEQTLAAMMATPHLGEAGVHPVVASAARELLNKSDNERSGVLSTAMSFLGLYRDPVVAQVTRACHWRVMDLIAGEQPTTLYFVIPPSDISRTKPLIRLMLNQIGRRLTEELPSGAKRHRLLLMLDEFPALGRLDFFESALAFMAGYGLKSFLIAQSLNQIEKAYGQDNAILDNCHVRVSFATNNERTGERVSKALGTKTEMRAMKNYAGHRLSPWLGHLMVSRSETARQLLTQGEVMQLPPDEEIVMVSGVHPIRAKKAAYYIDPRLAERILPPPDPIASQHREVRPDDWTGRTAIVDPADVARIVRAQEDVANGGLRREPELPEHVAIAPETPPPAQEFSIVDDEPDDDARQAAVRRRMQGIARQASLDPGDGIEL; this is encoded by the coding sequence ATGCCTGCTACCAAAATCCTGTGGGGCCAGATCATCGCGGTGTTCTTTATCGTGCTGACCGCGATCTGGAGCGCGACGCAATGGACGGCAACGGCGTTGGCGTATCAGCCCGAGCTTGGTGAACCCTGGTTCGTGGCGCTCGGCTGGCCCGTCTATCCGCCATACGCCTTTTTCTGGTGGTGGTTTAGTTTCGACGCCTATGCGCCCGACATCTTCCAGACCGGCGCGTTCATCGCCGCGTCGGGTGGGTTCGGGTCCATCGCTGTCGCCATCGCCATGTCGGTCTGGCGGGCGCGCGAGGCGAGGAACGCCGAGACCTATGGCTCGGCGCGCTGGGCGACCGAGGAGGAGGTGCGCGCGGCCGGACTGCTCGGCGGCGACGGCGTTGTGATTGGAAAGCTGGGCCGCGCCTATCTCCGCCACGACGGCCCCGAGCATGTGCTATGCTACGCCCCGACCCGAAGCGGCAAGGGCGTCGGCCTCGTGGTGCCCTCGCTTTTGACCTGGCCGGCGTCGGCGATCGTCCACGACATCAAGGGCGAGAACTGGACATTGACCGCCGGCTTTCGTGCGAAGCATGGCCGTATCCTGTTGTTCGACCCGACCAACGCCGCATCGGATGCCTATAATCCGCTGCTGGAAGTTCGCCGCGGTGAACGGGAAGTGCGCGACGTACAGAATGTCGCCGATGTGCTGGTCGATCCCGAAGGCAGTCTCGAGCGCCGCAATCACTGGGAGAAGACCTCGCATTCGTTGCTGGTCGGCGCGATCCTCCACGTCCTCTACGCCGAGCCGGACAAGACGCTGGCCGGCGTGGCCTCGTTTCTCTCCGATCCATCGCGCACAATCGAGCAGACGCTGGCGGCGATGATGGCGACGCCGCATCTGGGCGAAGCCGGGGTGCATCCGGTCGTCGCCAGCGCGGCGCGCGAACTGCTGAACAAATCCGACAACGAGCGATCGGGGGTACTCAGCACCGCCATGTCGTTCCTCGGGCTATATCGCGATCCCGTGGTCGCCCAGGTCACGCGCGCCTGCCACTGGCGCGTCATGGATCTGATCGCAGGCGAACAGCCGACGACGCTCTACTTCGTCATTCCCCCCAGCGACATCTCGCGGACCAAACCGCTGATCCGTCTGATGCTCAACCAGATCGGGCGACGGTTGACGGAGGAACTGCCGAGCGGCGCGAAGCGTCACCGCCTGCTCCTGATGCTCGACGAGTTCCCGGCGCTGGGGAGGCTCGATTTTTTCGAGAGCGCGCTGGCGTTCATGGCCGGCTATGGGCTGAAATCCTTCCTGATCGCGCAGTCGCTGAATCAGATTGAGAAAGCCTATGGGCAGGACAACGCGATCCTCGATAACTGCCACGTCCGGGTGAGCTTCGCGACGAACAACGAGCGGACGGGAGAGCGCGTGTCGAAGGCGCTCGGCACCAAGACCGAGATGCGGGCGATGAAGAACTATGCCGGGCACAGGCTTTCGCCCTGGCTCGGACATCTGATGGTGTCGCGCTCCGAAACCGCCCGTCAACTTTTGACTCAGGGCGAGGTCATGCAGCTCCCGCCCGATGAAGAAATCGTCATGGTGTCGGGCGTCCATCCGATCCGCGCGAAGAAGGCGGCCTATTACATCGATCCCCGGCTCGCCGAACGAATCTTGCCGCCGCCCGATCCGATCGCGTCGCAGCATCGGGAGGTCCGTCCCGATGACTGGACGGGGCGCACAGCCATCGTCGATCCCGCCGATGTGGCGCGGATTGTTCGCGCCCAGGAGGACGTCGCGAATGGCGGGCTGCGCCGCGAGCCCGAACTGCCCGAGCATGTCGCCATAGCGCCCGAGACGCCGCCGCCCGCGCAGGAGTTTTCGATCGTGGACGATGAGCCCGACGACGACGCGCGGCAGGCAGCCGTGCGACGCCGGATGCAAGGTATTGCGCGGCAGGCGTCGCTCGACCCCGGCGACGGTATCGAGCTGTAG
- the trbB gene encoding P-type conjugative transfer ATPase TrbB: MTVQPTQSEARSRGARMLRTALGNSIAAWLDDPAVIEVMLNPDGRLWLDRLGEGVSDTGLSLAAADGERIVRLVAHHVGVEVHARSPRVSAELPEGGERFEGLLPPVVTAPAFAIRKPAVAVFTLDDYAAAGIMRPDAAMALRQGVEARANILVAGGTGSGKTTLVNALLAEVAKTTDRIVLIEDTRELQCAAPNLVAMRTKDGVVSLSDLVRSSLRLRPDRIPIGEVRGAEALDLLKAWGTGHPGGIGTIHAGTALGALRRMEQLIQEAVVTVPRALLAETIDIIAVLVRDGHGRRLAELARVEGLDPATGDYRLTPLTTPQPGDLP; the protein is encoded by the coding sequence TTGACCGTCCAGCCAACCCAATCCGAGGCGAGATCACGCGGCGCGCGGATGCTGCGCACGGCGCTTGGGAATTCGATCGCCGCGTGGTTGGACGACCCCGCCGTCATCGAAGTGATGCTGAACCCCGATGGCCGGCTCTGGCTCGATCGGCTCGGCGAAGGGGTCAGCGACACGGGTTTGTCGCTGGCGGCGGCGGACGGCGAGCGCATCGTTCGCCTGGTCGCGCACCACGTCGGCGTCGAGGTTCATGCCCGGTCTCCGCGCGTCTCGGCCGAGCTGCCCGAAGGCGGTGAGCGGTTCGAGGGGCTGCTGCCGCCCGTCGTCACCGCGCCGGCCTTCGCGATCCGCAAGCCCGCCGTCGCCGTCTTCACGCTCGATGATTATGCGGCGGCCGGGATCATGCGACCGGACGCGGCGATGGCGCTGCGTCAGGGTGTCGAAGCCCGCGCCAATATCCTCGTCGCGGGCGGGACCGGCAGTGGCAAGACCACGCTCGTCAATGCGCTGCTCGCCGAAGTCGCCAAGACCACTGACCGGATCGTCCTGATCGAAGACACGCGCGAGCTGCAATGCGCCGCGCCCAACCTCGTCGCCATGCGGACCAAGGATGGCGTCGTCTCGCTGTCCGATCTCGTTCGCTCCTCGCTCCGCCTGCGGCCTGACCGCATCCCTATCGGCGAGGTGCGCGGCGCGGAGGCGCTCGACCTGCTCAAAGCCTGGGGCACCGGACATCCCGGCGGCATCGGGACGATCCACGCCGGCACCGCGCTCGGCGCGCTGCGGCGCATGGAACAGCTCATTCAGGAGGCCGTCGTGACGGTCCCTCGCGCGCTGCTCGCCGAGACCATCGACATCATCGCCGTGCTGGTCCGCGACGGACACGGCCGCCGCCTCGCCGAGCTGGCCCGCGTCGAGGGACTCGATCCCGCCACCGGCGACTACCGCCTCACGCCGCTGACCACCCCCCAACCCGGAGACCTGCCATGA
- the trbE gene encoding conjugal transfer protein TrbE: MMSLSEYRNKAAHLADFLPWAALVGEGVVLNKDGSFQRTARFRGPDLDSATPAELVATTSRLNNSLRRLGSGWAIFVEAQRTPALDYPEDDFPDPVSALVDMERREQFREEGAHFESAYYLTLLWMPPPEEAARAEGWLYEGRSTAGVDPWELLKGFTDRSDRVLNLVEGFVPEVRWLDDAETLTYLHSTISTRRQRVRVPETPMHLDALLADEPLTGGLEPRLGDHHLRTLTITGFPSVTFPGLLDELNRLAFEYRWSTRAMMLDKTDATKLLTRIRRQWFAKRKSVAAILKEVMTNEASTLLDSDASNKAADADTALQELGADYAGMAYVTASVTVWDRDPAIAAEKLRLVEKVIQGRDFTVIPEGMNAIEAWLGSLPGHTYANVRQPPISTINLAHLIPLSAVWAGPERDEHFGAPPLLYGKTEGSTPFRFSLHVGDVGHTLIVGPTGSGKSVLLALMAMQFRRYENTQVFAFDFGGSIRAAAIGMGGDWQDLGGMLADEAGDGVQLQPLAHIDSPEERAWAAEWLAAILASENVTVDPQAKEHIWSALTSLATAPIAERTLTGLAVLLQSQQLKQALAPWCVGGAWGRLLDAETERLGEATVQVFETEGLMESGAAPAVLSYLFHRIAGRLDGSPTLIIIDEGWLALGSPAFAKQLSEWLVTLRKKNASVIFATQSLAQIEGSTIAPAIVESCPTRIFLPNERAVEPQIAVIYERFGLNARQIEILSRATPKRDYYCQSRRGNRLFELGLGEVALAFAAASSKTDQRRIAELVEAHGASAFAAEWLRHRGCAWAVELLPEPEPDPLAGGREVTGQLPLALKDMTP; the protein is encoded by the coding sequence ATGATGAGCCTCAGCGAATATCGCAACAAGGCGGCGCATCTCGCCGACTTCCTGCCCTGGGCGGCGCTGGTCGGTGAAGGCGTCGTGCTCAACAAGGACGGGTCGTTCCAGCGCACCGCCCGATTCCGCGGCCCCGATCTGGACAGCGCGACGCCAGCCGAACTGGTGGCGACCACCTCGCGGCTCAACAATTCGCTTCGCCGGCTCGGTTCGGGCTGGGCGATCTTCGTCGAGGCGCAGCGCACCCCCGCGCTCGATTATCCCGAGGATGATTTTCCCGATCCCGTGTCGGCGCTGGTCGATATGGAACGGCGCGAACAGTTCCGCGAGGAAGGCGCGCATTTCGAGAGCGCCTATTATCTGACCCTGCTGTGGATGCCGCCCCCGGAAGAGGCCGCGCGGGCCGAAGGCTGGCTCTACGAGGGCCGGTCCACAGCCGGCGTCGATCCGTGGGAGCTGCTCAAGGGCTTCACCGACCGCAGCGACCGCGTGCTCAATCTCGTCGAAGGTTTCGTGCCCGAGGTCCGCTGGCTCGATGACGCCGAGACGCTGACTTACCTCCATTCGACGATCTCGACGCGCCGCCAACGTGTGCGTGTGCCCGAGACGCCGATGCACCTCGACGCGCTGCTGGCCGATGAGCCGCTGACGGGCGGTCTGGAGCCGCGCCTGGGCGACCATCATCTACGGACGCTGACGATCACGGGATTCCCGAGCGTCACATTCCCCGGCCTGCTCGACGAGCTGAACCGGCTCGCCTTCGAGTATCGCTGGTCGACCCGCGCGATGATGCTCGACAAGACCGATGCGACGAAGCTGCTGACCCGCATCCGCCGCCAATGGTTCGCCAAGCGCAAAAGCGTTGCAGCGATCCTCAAGGAAGTGATGACCAACGAGGCATCGACGCTGCTCGACAGCGACGCCTCGAACAAAGCGGCCGACGCCGACACCGCCTTGCAGGAGCTAGGCGCCGACTACGCCGGCATGGCCTATGTCACCGCCAGCGTGACGGTGTGGGACCGCGATCCCGCCATTGCCGCCGAGAAGCTGCGGCTGGTCGAGAAGGTCATTCAGGGCCGCGACTTCACCGTCATCCCCGAGGGTATGAACGCGATCGAGGCATGGCTGGGAAGCCTCCCTGGCCACACTTACGCCAACGTCCGCCAGCCCCCGATCTCCACCATCAATCTCGCCCACCTGATCCCCCTGTCAGCAGTATGGGCGGGGCCGGAGCGGGACGAGCATTTCGGCGCTCCCCCCTTGCTTTACGGCAAGACCGAAGGCTCGACCCCGTTCCGGTTTTCCCTTCACGTCGGCGATGTCGGTCACACCCTCATCGTCGGGCCGACCGGCTCCGGCAAATCGGTGCTGCTGGCGCTCATGGCGATGCAGTTCCGCCGCTACGAGAACACGCAGGTCTTCGCCTTCGACTTCGGCGGCAGCATCCGCGCCGCCGCGATCGGCATGGGCGGCGACTGGCAAGATCTCGGCGGGATGCTCGCCGACGAGGCCGGGGACGGCGTTCAACTCCAGCCGCTCGCCCATATCGACTCGCCCGAAGAACGCGCCTGGGCCGCCGAATGGCTGGCGGCGATCCTCGCATCCGAGAATGTGACCGTCGATCCGCAGGCCAAGGAGCATATCTGGTCGGCGCTGACATCGCTCGCCACCGCGCCGATCGCGGAACGGACTCTGACGGGGCTCGCCGTGCTGCTCCAGAGCCAGCAGCTCAAGCAGGCGCTCGCGCCCTGGTGCGTCGGCGGCGCATGGGGCCGGCTGCTCGACGCAGAGACCGAGCGGCTTGGTGAGGCCACCGTTCAGGTGTTCGAGACCGAAGGCTTGATGGAAAGCGGTGCGGCGCCCGCCGTCCTGTCCTACCTGTTTCACCGCATCGCGGGGCGGCTCGACGGAAGCCCGACGCTCATCATCATCGACGAAGGTTGGCTGGCGCTGGGATCGCCCGCGTTCGCCAAGCAGCTTTCGGAATGGCTGGTGACGCTGCGTAAGAAGAACGCCAGCGTCATCTTCGCCACCCAATCGCTCGCGCAGATCGAGGGCAGCACGATCGCGCCGGCCATCGTCGAGAGCTGCCCGACACGGATATTCCTGCCGAACGAACGCGCGGTCGAACCGCAGATCGCGGTGATCTACGAGCGGTTCGGGCTCAACGCCCGCCAGATCGAAATCCTCAGCCGGGCAACGCCCAAGCGCGACTACTACTGCCAGTCGCGGCGCGGCAACCGCCTGTTCGAGCTGGGGCTGGGCGAGGTCGCGCTGGCCTTCGCCGCCGCGTCTTCCAAGACCGATCAGCGCCGGATCGCGGAACTGGTGGAGGCGCACGGCGCATCCGCCTTCGCCGCTGAATGGCTGCGCCACCGCGGCTGCGCCTGGGCGGTCGAGCTTCTTCCCGAACCCGAACCCGATCCGCTGGCCGGAGGCCGGGAAGTTACCGGCCAGCTCCCCCTTGCCTTGAAGGACATGACCCCATGA
- the trbL gene encoding P-type conjugative transfer protein TrbL: MGGTGVVDRFLDVFTRYIDSGFGLLGGEVAFIATTLIVIDVTLAALFWTWGEGDDIVARLVKKTLFVGIFAYIIGNWNSLARIVFESFAGLGLKASGTGFTAAELLQPGRVAQVGLEAGQPILESISDLMGWIAFFENFIQIACLLFAWVLVILAFFILSIQLFITLIEFKLATLAGFVLIPFGLFGKTAFMAERVLGLVISSGVKVLVLAVIVGIGSTLFDEFRAGFGGAQPSIEDAMAVALAALCLLGLGIFGPSIANGIVSGGPSLGAGAAAGTALAAGGALVGGAAAARLGAGAVAGAVGGAARGAASTSGAANSAYALGSAGKTGAAAAAGGAAGVGRAAVGAAISPLRRAAASLKDSYRSGGRAAVTATGGTISGGGASPAPEASSGSPAWAAAMKRRQTMTHGATVAAHTLRSGDGGGSGASVDLSQKD; the protein is encoded by the coding sequence ATGGGCGGCACCGGCGTCGTCGATCGCTTTCTGGATGTGTTCACCCGCTACATCGACAGCGGGTTCGGCCTGCTCGGCGGCGAGGTGGCGTTCATCGCCACGACGCTGATCGTCATCGACGTAACCCTGGCGGCGCTGTTCTGGACGTGGGGCGAAGGCGACGACATCGTTGCCCGCCTCGTCAAGAAGACGCTGTTCGTCGGCATCTTCGCCTACATCATCGGCAACTGGAACAGTCTGGCGCGGATCGTCTTCGAGAGCTTCGCCGGCCTGGGGCTGAAAGCGTCCGGCACCGGCTTCACCGCCGCCGAGCTGCTTCAGCCGGGACGGGTCGCGCAAGTCGGCCTTGAGGCCGGTCAGCCCATCCTCGAATCCATCTCCGACCTGATGGGTTGGATCGCGTTCTTCGAGAATTTCATCCAGATCGCGTGCCTGCTGTTCGCCTGGGTGCTGGTCATCCTCGCTTTCTTCATCCTGTCGATCCAGCTCTTCATCACGCTGATCGAGTTCAAGCTGGCGACGCTGGCCGGCTTCGTGCTCATCCCGTTCGGCCTGTTCGGCAAGACCGCCTTCATGGCCGAGCGCGTGCTGGGGCTGGTCATCTCGTCGGGCGTCAAGGTGCTGGTGCTCGCCGTCATCGTCGGCATCGGCTCGACCCTGTTCGACGAGTTTCGCGCCGGCTTCGGCGGCGCGCAGCCGAGCATCGAGGACGCGATGGCGGTCGCGCTCGCAGCGCTCTGCCTGCTCGGCCTCGGAATCTTCGGCCCGTCAATCGCCAACGGCATCGTCTCGGGCGGTCCTTCTCTTGGCGCGGGCGCCGCGGCCGGAACCGCACTGGCCGCCGGCGGCGCGCTGGTCGGTGGCGCGGCCGCAGCTCGCCTTGGTGCGGGCGCCGTCGCTGGCGCTGTTGGCGGCGCAGCGCGTGGCGCGGCCTCCACCTCGGGCGCGGCGAACAGCGCCTATGCGCTCGGCTCTGCCGGAAAGACCGGCGCAGCCGCCGCAGCGGGCGGCGCAGCCGGCGTTGGGCGGGCCGCTGTAGGAGCCGCCATTTCGCCGCTCCGCCGCGCCGCTGCCTCGCTCAAGGACAGCTATCGCTCGGGTGGCCGCGCCGCCGTCACCGCCACGGGCGGCACCATTTCGGGCGGCGGCGCATCGCCCGCGCCGGAGGCGTCCAGCGGTTCGCCCGCTTGGGCCGCCGCCATGAAGCGCCGCCAAACCATGACCCATGGCGCGACCGTCGCTGCCCATACGCTGCGCTCGGGCGACGGCGGGGGCAGCGGCGCGTCGGTCGACCTCAGCCAGAAGGATTGA
- the trbJ gene encoding P-type conjugative transfer protein TrbJ — MKTSLLRRAMLAGAIATSSMIGITAATPAHAQFGGIVYDPTNYAQNVLTAARSLQQINNQIQQIQQAATSLTNEARNLASLPFSSLQQLQQQVQRTQQLLGEAQRIAYDVQNVQQAFNGRYKGAALTGTHAQMIANANARWEDSVGAFEDALRVQAGVVGNIDGARTAMNGLVSSSQSATGALQAAQAGNQLLALQSQQLADLTALVAAQGRAQALDSARRTAAEAEGRERRQRFLTPSTGYQPGNTRMFHD; from the coding sequence ATGAAAACCTCCCTCCTGCGCCGCGCCATGCTGGCCGGTGCGATCGCCACGTCGAGCATGATCGGGATCACTGCCGCGACGCCGGCCCACGCCCAGTTCGGCGGCATCGTCTATGACCCGACGAACTACGCCCAAAATGTGCTGACGGCGGCTCGGTCGCTCCAGCAGATCAACAACCAGATTCAGCAAATCCAGCAAGCAGCGACGAGCCTCACCAACGAGGCGCGCAATCTCGCCTCGCTGCCTTTCAGTTCGCTCCAGCAGCTCCAACAGCAAGTGCAGCGCACCCAGCAGCTTCTCGGCGAGGCGCAGCGGATCGCCTACGACGTGCAAAACGTCCAGCAGGCGTTCAACGGGCGCTACAAGGGCGCCGCGCTCACCGGCACCCACGCGCAGATGATCGCCAACGCCAATGCGCGCTGGGAGGACAGCGTCGGCGCGTTCGAGGACGCGCTGCGCGTTCAGGCCGGCGTCGTGGGCAATATCGACGGCGCACGCACGGCGATGAACGGGCTGGTTTCGTCGAGCCAGTCCGCGACCGGCGCTCTCCAGGCAGCGCAGGCCGGCAACCAGCTTCTCGCCCTGCAATCGCAGCAGCTCGCCGACCTCACCGCTCTGGTCGCGGCACAGGGCCGGGCGCAGGCATTGGATTCTGCTCGCCGCACGGCGGCCGAAGCGGAGGGCCGCGAGCGGCGTCAGCGCTTCCTGACGCCGTCCACCGGCTATCAGCCGGGCAACACGCGCATGTTCCACGACTGA
- a CDS encoding VirB3 family type IV secretion system protein, producing the protein MESPESFGSPIAGFYAPVHRALTEPILLGGAPRSLAIVNGTLAGAIGLGLRLWIAGLVIWAIGHALSVWAARRDPQFVDVARRHLRYPSWMRP; encoded by the coding sequence ATGGAGAGCCCGGAGTCCTTTGGCTCGCCGATCGCGGGTTTCTATGCCCCCGTCCACCGGGCGCTGACCGAGCCGATCCTGCTCGGCGGGGCCCCGCGCTCGCTCGCCATCGTCAACGGGACGCTGGCGGGCGCGATCGGCCTCGGCCTACGCCTCTGGATCGCCGGGCTGGTCATCTGGGCCATCGGCCATGCGCTGTCCGTCTGGGCCGCCCGCCGCGATCCGCAATTCGTGGACGTGGCCCGCCGCCACCTCCGTTACCCGAGCTGGATGCGGCCATGA